The following are encoded together in the Terriglobales bacterium genome:
- a CDS encoding four helix bundle protein — protein sequence MTPDELKQRTRRFAVGIIRLCRSIPRTYEARVIGRQLIRSGSSVGANYNSACRARSRPEFLSKLNIVLEEADETLYWLDLLIDSDLIPSTKVEPLRKEANELVSIFVASLRTAKGVAQSEI from the coding sequence ATGACGCCCGATGAACTGAAGCAGCGGACTAGAAGGTTTGCGGTCGGAATCATTCGTCTCTGTCGATCGATCCCTCGGACTTATGAGGCCCGTGTCATTGGTCGTCAGCTGATCCGGTCCGGCTCCTCCGTTGGCGCCAACTACAACTCTGCATGCCGGGCACGATCCCGCCCCGAATTCCTATCGAAGCTTAATATCGTGCTCGAGGAAGCGGACGAGACACTTTATTGGTTGGACTTGCTGATTGACTCCGACCTGATCCCTTCCACAAAGGTGGAGCCACTCAGGAAAGAAGCGAACGAGCTGGTGTCAATCTTCGTCGCATCACTCCGCACCGCCAAAGGCGTTGCACAATCTGAGATCTGA